The sequence TAAAAGTATATAAAATTACTCAATTTCATACAATCAGGCAGAAACAAATAGTTATTTAGTGAACCCAGAGTACGTTAAACACCTGAAAATTTATGATAATTACTTCCTTCCTGAAATTCTTTTTAGTTCAGGGTTAAAAAGGAGAGTCGAGGAAAGGAAAGTTCACCCAGTTCTACCATTTCCCCATTTAGTCATGTAGGGAAAGATTTATTCGTCATATCATGCTTTGACGGTCACTTCCAGGAGAGTGGAAATGGTTATCAacacaaacaaatgataataaaaataattgatggTCTGTCGAATTTGATTAATGAACAGCAATTGAAAACTCAAACTCCTGTTTTATTTTACACGAACATCACAGACACCATCTACaggaaaaatagtagtaatatgcAAACTTTTATATTCAGAATCCCTCATTTTTATCTTACTACTCTGAAAGAAAATTAATtctatcatattgataatagagataattgaAGATCCATCAATTTTGATTTATGTCCATCGACTAAAAACTGAAATCCCTGTTTTATTATACACGAGCATTACTTATTTACCGTTTACAGGAAAATATAAGAATGTTATGTAAACTTTTATATCTAGAATCCCTTAGCTGTGTcttattacaaagaaaaaaaataggcttTATCTGCAACGTCCTTATGtgcattttttcccccaaaagaaATCGTCGTGCCACGGGACGCTCCGTGTGTGGGACAGGTGGTTTTGTTCAATTAGTACGATACTTTGATCCAATGGATTTTCGTACGCCCGGCAGCGTCGATCCTCCGCCCACTGACGAAATTAATTACAAGTATTTGGCGCTGTAGATGCAgccttatatcatatcatattgatagatatataattgaAGATCCATTGATTTTGATTAATGAACAGCAAATGAAAACTGAAATCCCAGTTTTATTATACACGTGCATCACAGACTTTCCATCTacagagaaacatatataaaccTTTATATCCAGAATCCCTCATCTTTATCTTGCCACTtatcaagaaaatatatatcacattaatAATAGATACAATTGAAGATAAAACGGTTCTGACTAATGTACAGTAACATGTTTGTGTACAATAAAGCGGGGATTTCAGCGTTTTATTGTACATGAACATCACAGACTCAACATCACGAAAACATAATGATATATTGTAAACTTTATATCCAGAATCACTTTAATCTTACTAcgcagaaagaaatatatatcccctttttttctccgctTCCTCTACACATGACAGGGCGAACAGCTGATCAGTAAGTCCGCGCAAATGACGCAATTACCAAGTCAAATCACTTGCTTACGGCATAAGACGCGAACCAGGGAGAAAGTAAATAAGTCGCGCCACGCCCATCTGCACTCGTATTGCACGCCCGCGACTGCTTGTAATACGACTTTGCGTAATTGATAAATGctgtaacattttattttttgctccctctctctctttttccattttagatattttttttttttttttttttttttttttctttttttttttttttttttttttgtcttctaccTCTGCTTTCCGTTCTAGGGTATTTTTTCTTTTGGAATGTCATTTGTAATATCcgttgccataattatcattatcattgccttcaCTAACGTTAAAGTCATCGTCATATGCTATCACAATTGCCATTAACGCCAtcgtaataatcaaaattattataattccaTGTTGTTTTTCTATTCGAAGGCTTGTTTTTTATATCCGTCTgtatctttctcatcttctttttcttcaccaccaccataattaatacttctttttcctctattcttcttaATCGGCCTTTTATCAGTTTCTTTTATCTCCTGTTCTTAATTTGGTAGGATATCAGTCACACTTCTCCCAGCGTCCCGTGTGTGAAATCAGAGACAAAAGCGCAGCGCCAAGCGAGACAATAGTGGTAATCGTGGtggggataaaaaaaataaaagaaaggtgaaagaatgacgaaggggaagaagagagagaaaatagatgagaACGAAGGGTGGAGAAGTAGGAGATAAATATAGTAGGAAAGATTTATGGTTTAAGGAGACGGGGTGTTATATCAATGGCGGATTGTCGCTTTCGGATGCAAGGGCCAATTACGATAACGTTCCCCGTTGCCTAGACAAGAATTAAGAGGGagttttcctctcatctccctctctctctcattctcactctctctctctctctctcattctcactctctctctctctctctctctctctctctctctctctctctctctctctctctctctctctctctctctctctctctctctctttcttactctcttactctcattctcattctcattctcattctcactctctctctctctctctctctctctctctctctctctctctctctctctctctctctctctctctctctctctctctctctcactcactcactcactcactcactcactcactcactcactcactcactcactcactcactcactcactcacacactcactcactctcactctatttctctgccttcctatttccctttcacaAGCCATGTAAAAACTGTGTCACGAACAAGAGCCCGAGTGCCGCTGGATTCCCGCACCAGCGGCGCGGCACCAAAACAATCGGTGTTTTGTGACGCCTTATCCACCGCCTGGACTCGTGTGCGGACGTGCAAGAGCGCCGGGGAGGCAGGGCTGTTGGGTCTGTTGCGAAATAAGGACGGATTACTTTTATCGTTTATCCTTGAATTGAGAGTGATGTTTTGTGAGTGAGTTAGGGAGGATGGTCGCAGGGTATCATACCCTGTCCTCTAACCTACATGGTACTTTACCTTCTTATGGTGAATAGCTGTTGGAAGCGTACTTTCGTATATGTTTCAGGACTTTTATTGGTTTCTTTCCAATGCTATGCTATAGTGAAGGGAATATCAAATACCTGAAGGAGTAGAAATCCTTAGTCATCTACATCACAAGTATTCTTTCTGCTTGAACAAAAGTATGCTGAGAAACTGCACAACACATGCAAGCAAATTGCATTGTCGATCCCATTCACCCTCAATTCTCTCACTTTTAGCTTTCTGTCACTGCTTCTGACCACAAACTGCCACTATTGCTTACAATAGAAGTGAATAGACATGCAAGTACACTATACACAAAAAAGTCGCTTGGgcggatgaaaaagaaaatgagggagagagagagagaaggtagagacaCATTTTACATTCAACTCTATTTTATATGATTACACAAAAATCGACATTTAACTTTGCAAATGTGGATAATAGTTTGGGTAGACAATGGAAGGGTTTATGGATCGCAATAAAACAGGCATCCATGAACTAGAAAACCGAGAGAGtggatatatataacatttattaccAACCGTAACGAGTTCTACGCCAGGTCGTTGGGAGACAGACGACGGGGTATATTggcatgggggaagggaaggggtatgtccttccccacccccctcccctcaaccagggagggtgggggagagatagtCAGCATCAGGTACACGGTATCTCGCGGTTTTCTCCCGCAGTTCGCCAAGGACCCTGAGTGGGTGTGACTCATGCGCGAGTCACGCCTCCCTTGCGCTGTGGGAATCGTGGcaaacaccccctcctctctctctctctttctctctcctctcccctctaccctctctccctctccatctccctctccctccctctctctccgtctccctccctctctccctctccctccctctctccctctccctccctctctctccctctcctctcctctcctctcctctcctctcctctcctctcctctcctctcctctcctctcctctccactcctctcctctcctctcctctctctctctctctctctctctctctctctatctatctatctatctatctatctccgctcctctcctctcctctcctctcctctcctctcctctcctctcctctcctctcctctcctctcctctcccctctcccctctctccctccctctcatctcactcactcactcactcactcactcactcactcactcactcactcactcgatcactcactctctctctctctctctctctctctctctctctctctctctctctctctctctctctctctctctctctctctctctctctctctctctctcatctcccaatTATCTTGCCTTAGCCTTGCTTTGTTTTgtatgtgataaaaaaaatgtttatcagTGAGCTGCCTCGTCTTGTCCCTGTATACACGAAAAATGTTATATTTATCAACCTTCTTTATAGAAAATCGTAATGTGAGGTGGGTTTTCCTTGAATCCCATTTTATGCAGCAATGTGGACTTTACGTCTCGTTTCAGCATCGGGATCTTTGCcgttctccgttttctgtttagatcaattttcatattttctcccttTGCAGAACGATAAACACCACCCACAGCCTTTCATCACTTCAGTTAAAAAATAACCCGTGGCCAGCAAaacctttttagtttttttgaaagttatatacatatacctaactgttctctctttctttacagcGTGACAGTTCCGAGGCGAGCACATCCCAGGCAGACATAGAGGATAAGCCGCCCAGTTATGACGCCATCCTGGACTCTGACGGCCTTCCGCCTAACTACTACAGCGTGGTCTCCGAGAAACCTCCGAGGTAAGGCTAGTTTTAAGTTTAAACCAAGCGCTTGTTCCTTTATTtgtcaaacattttttttatcgtttctttaACCCTATATCTTGCGACCTCCCCTGTACAATTGCGTTGAGATACTTCTATCTCTTTACGGTTTCCTGTTTATACCTCTAACAGAATTAATCTTTTTGGTTGTGTTTATCTCATGTGGAGGAACGCGCGCTCTGAGGttctatctttttgttttcttctttttttcatccttatgTCCATGGTGCAGGTAGTATGATTTCATCTGATATACAGAATAGATGTAAAATATAGGATTATATTATCCATCGCTAGAGCACTTGTCACTTATCCCACCCAGTGAGAATATGTATCCTCCGTGTTCGAGCCCTTCTTGCACCCAAGGTCTATCACGCGGCAAAATCAAGCCTTAAACACCATGCGTAATATCTTTGTTAAGAGCGTTGCTATCTCCCGTCTCAGACATGGATAACAGAGGACAAAATAACGGCGATCTTGCATATACATCCAtaactgatattattactattcataacACGCTTACGAGGACGCTGAGCAGTAACGCAAGAAATGCTTACTGAATACTGAACGCAGTGCACGCACAAAATGTTCATTAGTATCAATGTTTCTTGTTCAGTGCACCATgatgtatatgcttacatacatacaagtacgtgcacacgcatacatacacataaacatacacgcgcgGCAGGGGAAGTAGAGACAGTACAGACATGTGAATATAATGCAGACACATATGACTGAACTTCTGATAATTTTGCGGTATATGGactaaattataatcattatacacacacacacacacacacacacacacacacacacatacacatacacatacacatacacatacacacacacacacacacacacacacacacacacacacacatatatatatatatatatatatatatatatatatatatatatatatatacatactgtatattcaAGTGAAACATAGCATTATAATGCATAAGTTGGTATTTATTAGGGCATTAATAGTCAGTTTGCATAATTTGAAAAACAAACACGGCTTTCAGTCAACTGATAAACTTTCTATGTACAGATAAACAATGAAAGCTACAAAGACCAGTGTCGATATAACACTAGTCTCTACACAAACATAAATCATATACTCCTGTCACTGAGcaacttctctttccctccccagaTATGAAGACATTGTCGGAGGGAAGCGCACAGAAGCGAGCTCGGAGGCGCAGCCCCAGTGTGAACAGAGCCAAGCCTCCCCGGTACCTCCGCTCGAGATCATCCAGACTCCGGCAGAGGTCAACGTCGTCCTGCAGGAGGGACAGCCCAAGAGCATCGTCCTAGACCACAGAGAAACGTCCTCCTCCGCCGCTGCACCGAAGGACGTTGTTAGCAAGCTCGGGTGTGAGAATCCCTCCTTCGACAGACATGAGACTGAATTCGCGGAGGCTACGTGCACTCGCCTCAACGAATCGGAGTCGTAGGAAGATCTAGTGCAAAGTGTCGGGTTTAATCGGGAACGTCCAAGAAGATAAAAGGCAATGCCGGCCGCCCAGTTTGATATTTGTGCAATATTACTTGTaacaacgaaagggagagaggacttGCAGTAGGCCATGACTGCCTTGTCCTCACAGACGCAAGACCTGTGACGATAGCCTGCATGGCTCTCTAATtcttagagaaacagaaagacctgTGACGATAGGCCTACATACTTTGTTCCTAGTGACATAAAAGACCGTACAGAGACGTTGAGATAAACCCTTAAGATTGTCTCGTTCTTAGAGACCTATAAGACTGTGACCATAAGTCTATATGAGTGTCTCTTTCAAGGCTAGAAGGACCTGTGACGATGGGTCACAGGACTTCATAGACACAAACATTAATGATAG is a genomic window of Penaeus vannamei isolate JL-2024 chromosome 14, ASM4276789v1, whole genome shotgun sequence containing:
- the LOC113826735 gene encoding uncharacterized protein, whose product is MALTTVNIATLYSSAQCVLSVVGSVGVILLFAGIPQLIYSDVISVANLLTFILGAVLITTMVAGNSFLNYKYRSITRAAQNGRDSSEASTSQADIEDKPPSYDAILDSDGLPPNYYSVVSEKPPRYEDIVGGKRTEASSEAQPQCEQSQASPVPPLEIIQTPAEVNVVLQEGQPKSIVLDHRETSSSAAAPKDVVSKLGCENPSFDRHETEFAEATCTRLNESES